The following are from one region of the Vidua chalybeata isolate OUT-0048 chromosome 12, bVidCha1 merged haplotype, whole genome shotgun sequence genome:
- the CCDC71 gene encoding coiled-coil domain-containing protein 71 yields the protein MNIAVNNEEEKAVHSWSRISSAGQKVLEEALRVFNPMSKDLSDTETQLVAFIQGLKEEGYQPTILRSKDVYGYSSCTAVTPSQTEENTQRNCASTTEPAQSPVRKSVAKVAPLPTSIPVSSLKVSSQPVSKGDSTNLLLRSLKQRGSGTSKATTVGFPTSMYPDVYPAMRLSVVLEALVPLKTATSCLESKYTQGRLGVSPSDLKLLKTSSPPRKFSSGKSTKITEGKGYKRSVKKAPDSATRALKLLKGPKGGVLQESNACKASGVLNGRVAGSSSQDCTTAPQPKTLKIKDKEVLLGKTEWKDSSTYQESTGQKKRRATEAKEAPQRKKANTIPVRKKTQQAQSTLNLLKFRTIKVGNSSSDDEVRRRAQKILRVNLSPVIQIQPLSHSHSVP from the coding sequence ATGAATATTGCAGTGAacaatgaggaagaaaaagctgtcCATTCCTGGTCAAGAATTTCCTCTGCAGGACAGAAAGTGCTGGAGGAAGCCCTCCGAGTCTTCAACCCGATGTCCAAGGACCTTTCGGACACAGAGACCCAGCTGGTGGCCTTCATCCAAGGCCTGAAGGAGGAGGGCTACCAGCCCACGATTCTGAGGAGTAAGGATGTGTACGGGTATAGCTCGTGCACGGCAGTCACGCCGAGTCAGACGGAAGAAAACACACAGCGCAACTGTGCCAGCACCACTGAGCCCGCCCAGAGTCCAGTCAGGAAATCAGTGGCAAAAGTGGCCCCTTTGCCCACCAGCATTCCAGTGAGCTCTTTGAAAGTCTCCAGTCAACCAGTCTCCAAAGGGGATTCCACAAATCTCCTCTTGAGGTCCTTGAAGCAGAGAGGATCTGGCACATCCAAAGCAACGACAGTGGGCTTCCCTACAAGCATGTATCCTGATGTGTATCCAGCTATGAGACTGTCAGTGGTTCTGGAAGCCCTGGTGCCGCTGAAAACTGCAACGTCCTGTTTGGAGTCCAAGTACACACAGGGACGTCTTGGAGTCTCTCCCTCAGACCTTAAACTCCTCAAGACTTCAAGTCCACCGAGGAAGTTTTCTTCAGGCAAGAGCACTAAAATAACTGAAGGCAAGGGGTACAAGCGTTCAGTTAAGAAAGCACCCGATTCTGCCACCCGTGCTTTAAAGCTTCTGAAGGGACCAAAGGGTGGAGTGCTGCAGGAGAGCAATGCCTGCAAAGCCTCTGGAGTTCTCAATGGGAGAGTCGCAGGCAGCTCATCCCAGGACTGCACCACAGCACCACAGCCCAAAACCTTGAAAATCAAAGATAAGGAAGTTCTTCTGGGAAAAACAGAGTGGAAAGACAGCAGCACTTACCAGGAGAGCACTGggcagaagaagagaagagctACAGAGGCAAAAGAAGcaccacagaggaaaaaagcaaataccATTCCTGTCCGAAAGAAAACTCAACAAGCGCAGAGCACTTTGAACCTGCTGAAATTCCGGACCATCAAGGTGGGCAACTCTTCCTCTGATGATGAAGTGAGGAGGAGAGCACAGAAGATTCTTAGAGTCAACCTGTCCCCTGTGATCCAAATTCAGCCCTTGTCCCACTCTCATAGTGTCCCCTGA
- the LOC128793919 gene encoding uncharacterized protein LOC128793919 isoform X2 translates to MAARGAPEAPPLPLPVPFRGPRSSPQSRSALGHAPGYRPPAPPPPCPRQRRRGPSPGRQGAPLAEAARAEAAPSPGEWEWVSDRPSLRPPCPGALSYYSRHGRDPTFTEAGPGRRFRDLHARHLRLLEWPGRPHDALSVPGEPGKRYHLILPSFFRLLDTLHRDGRAFAVVFRTFGTDLPRALQAVSSALDGQHPQFPALRDVALPVDLTPGQIRCSKREVVLTRGSERLATQEDRRKLYNYFSSFEGIGGFQDHFDWWARNKFSSQGGKPLWIDPHDPDIHHIFIDDNIRLDDGDTIVHPQVFWEQGISSPRSVPTSALYNICLVQTNLLEAIADEDYFLRCVRRCEENYDRYLACMEKDNPSQQWDGH, encoded by the exons ATGGCCGCCCGCGGGGCGCCGGAAGCGCCGCCGCTTCCGCTTCCTGTCCCTTTCCGCGGGCCGCGGTCAAGCCCACAGTCACGGAGCGCATTGGGTCACGCCCCCGGGTAccgcccccccgccccgcccccgccgtgTCCACGGCAACGGCGGCGAGGGCCGTCCCCGGGCCGGCAGGGGGCGCCGCTGGCGGAAGCGGCGCGGGCGGAAGCGGCGCCGTCACCAG GCGAGTGGGAGTGGGTGAGCGACCGCCCGTCGCTGCGCCCCCCGTGCCCCGGCGCCCTCAGCTACTACAGCCGCCACGGCCGGGACCCCACCTTCACCGAGGCCGGCCCGGGCCGGCGCTTCCGTGACCTCCACGCCCGCCACCTGCGGCTGCTGGAGTGGCCGGGCCGGCCGCACGACGCCTTGTCGGTGCCAGGGGAGCCCGGCAAACGCTACCACCTGATCCTGCCCTCCTTCTTCCGCCTTCTGGACACGCTGCACCGGGATGGCAGGGCCTTCGCTGTTGTCTTCAGGACCTTCGGCACCGACCTGCCCCGTGCCCTGCAGGCCGTCAGCAGCGCTCTGGACGGGCAGCACCCCCAGTTCCCTGCCCTGCGGGACGTGGCG ctccctgtggaCCTTACCCCTGGCCAAATACGCTGCAGCAAGCGAGAGGTGGTGCTAACACGGGGATCAGAGCGTCTGGCCACCCAGGAAGATAGAAGAAAGCTTTACAACTACTTCAGCTCCTTTGAGGGAATTGGAGGCTTCCAAGACCACTTTGACTG GTGGGCTAGAAATAAGTTCTCTTCCCAGGGTGGGAAGCCCCTGTGGATAGATCCCCATGATCCTGACATTCACCACATCTTCATTGATGACAACATCCGGCTGGACGATGGAGACACCATTGTTCACCCCCAG gtgTTCTGGGAACAGGGCATCAGCAGTCCCAGGAGCGTGCCCACCTCGGCGCTCTACAACATTTGCCTGGTGCAAACCAATCTGCTGGAGGCCATTGCTGATGAGGACTATTTCCTGCGCTGTGTGAGGAGGTGCGAGGAGAACTATGACCGCTACCTGGCCTGCATGGAGAAGGACAACCCAAGCCAGCAGTGGGATGGACATTGA
- the LOC128793919 gene encoding uncharacterized protein LOC128793919 isoform X1: MAARGAPEAPPLPLPVPFRGPRSSPQSRSALGHAPGYRPPAPPPPCPRQRRRGPSPGRQGAPLAEAARAEAAPSPGNGVGVGAMSGGAGRRRRLVLHVDLNNTVVVADTVTGQAPRAALNTFLSTVTWGRVGAAGEWEWVSDRPSLRPPCPGALSYYSRHGRDPTFTEAGPGRRFRDLHARHLRLLEWPGRPHDALSVPGEPGKRYHLILPSFFRLLDTLHRDGRAFAVVFRTFGTDLPRALQAVSSALDGQHPQFPALRDVALPVDLTPGQIRCSKREVVLTRGSERLATQEDRRKLYNYFSSFEGIGGFQDHFDWWARNKFSSQGGKPLWIDPHDPDIHHIFIDDNIRLDDGDTIVHPQVFWEQGISSPRSVPTSALYNICLVQTNLLEAIADEDYFLRCVRRCEENYDRYLACMEKDNPSQQWDGH; the protein is encoded by the exons ATGGCCGCCCGCGGGGCGCCGGAAGCGCCGCCGCTTCCGCTTCCTGTCCCTTTCCGCGGGCCGCGGTCAAGCCCACAGTCACGGAGCGCATTGGGTCACGCCCCCGGGTAccgcccccccgccccgcccccgccgtgTCCACGGCAACGGCGGCGAGGGCCGTCCCCGGGCCGGCAGGGGGCGCCGCTGGCGGAAGCGGCGCGGGCGGAAGCGGCGCCGTCACCAGGTAACGGGGTCGGTGTCGGGGCGatgagcggcggggccgggcgaCGGCGGCGCCTGGTTCTGCACGTGGACCTCAACAACACGGTGGTGGTGGCGGACACGGTGACGGGGCAGGCCCCACGAGCGGCGCTCAACACCTTTCTCAGCACCGTCACCTGGGGCCGCGTCGGGGCTGCCG GCGAGTGGGAGTGGGTGAGCGACCGCCCGTCGCTGCGCCCCCCGTGCCCCGGCGCCCTCAGCTACTACAGCCGCCACGGCCGGGACCCCACCTTCACCGAGGCCGGCCCGGGCCGGCGCTTCCGTGACCTCCACGCCCGCCACCTGCGGCTGCTGGAGTGGCCGGGCCGGCCGCACGACGCCTTGTCGGTGCCAGGGGAGCCCGGCAAACGCTACCACCTGATCCTGCCCTCCTTCTTCCGCCTTCTGGACACGCTGCACCGGGATGGCAGGGCCTTCGCTGTTGTCTTCAGGACCTTCGGCACCGACCTGCCCCGTGCCCTGCAGGCCGTCAGCAGCGCTCTGGACGGGCAGCACCCCCAGTTCCCTGCCCTGCGGGACGTGGCG ctccctgtggaCCTTACCCCTGGCCAAATACGCTGCAGCAAGCGAGAGGTGGTGCTAACACGGGGATCAGAGCGTCTGGCCACCCAGGAAGATAGAAGAAAGCTTTACAACTACTTCAGCTCCTTTGAGGGAATTGGAGGCTTCCAAGACCACTTTGACTG GTGGGCTAGAAATAAGTTCTCTTCCCAGGGTGGGAAGCCCCTGTGGATAGATCCCCATGATCCTGACATTCACCACATCTTCATTGATGACAACATCCGGCTGGACGATGGAGACACCATTGTTCACCCCCAG gtgTTCTGGGAACAGGGCATCAGCAGTCCCAGGAGCGTGCCCACCTCGGCGCTCTACAACATTTGCCTGGTGCAAACCAATCTGCTGGAGGCCATTGCTGATGAGGACTATTTCCTGCGCTGTGTGAGGAGGTGCGAGGAGAACTATGACCGCTACCTGGCCTGCATGGAGAAGGACAACCCAAGCCAGCAGTGGGATGGACATTGA